A genome region from Scleropages formosus chromosome 6, fSclFor1.1, whole genome shotgun sequence includes the following:
- the LOC108923613 gene encoding vinexin-like isoform X1: MLPQVVGGDSHTLSFGANDDSSGAQANQERRAATLPRRAPWEERLVKFSGIGPVDETGLPLASRSSVNKPRDWYRTMFRQIHQTSEELYHEDSKTGIVDDSTYPGRTGDDRCPSTKDHFTSVHCGVPANQNDVTHGEVLEPKSTLDFMLRQAAAPVDQSQAQLSPDLLLPKPRPSSAEVSLVSELSQFEAELDSDIQVLEQRLSEKQKQRQQPAQGEEDRRTSVDETQGTSGVSRGGSPLPGAIAPITKELGRTSVSHSAISSVIGQKTPVSPAHAEGVLSPGSTMFSVLSPMGSPRTEESHSKPGEKMKAARAKFHFRAQLPSELTLQKGDVVYIHRQVDANWFHGEHHGKAGLFPASYVEILPPSEKPMPIRVPIVQVLEYGEAVALYNFTADMPVELSLQKGERICVIRCIDEHWLEGRLPNSSRTGIFPISYVQVIKMPRTKSVEDNPISHSSISISPLSLGVSDHSPQSFAAQPDPEPCLPPLPKQPPFPGSNPKSLSPPGHRGTVACLLQLPQSYSPSLVYSHTEPTLTTELSSHLPDSTPSPTSHTIQTGVVTNQWGGAQLATCPSVNREDGSDVAMCATAARRTSNTIAQSDFYSTAFQLVAPEMGPPTKQEPTSRSFSTVLPQLYRAVYNYIPQNRDELELREGDLVRVMEKCDDGWFVGTSDRTGLFGTFPGNYVTQA, translated from the exons ATGCTGCCTCAG GTGGTTGGTGGAGACTCTCATACCCTTAGTTTTGGGGCCAATGATGATTCATCAGGGGCACAAG CAAATCAGGAAAGACGGGCTGCCACGCTGCCTCGCCGGGCCCCCTGGGAGGAACGCCTGGTCAAGTTCTCTGGCATTGGCCCCGTTGATGAGACAGGCTTGCCGCTGGCTTCCAGATCT AGTGTGAACAAGCCCAGGGACTGGTACCGAACCATGTTTCGACAGATTCACCAGACATCTGAAG AACTGTACCATGAAGATTCAAAGACAGGAATTGTAGATG ACTCCACCTACCCTGGTAGAACTGGAGACGATAGGTGTCCTTCCACGAAGGACCACTTTACTTCTGTCCACTGTGGAGTCCCAGCCAATCA GAATGATGTGACGCATGGGGAAGTACTGGAGCCCAAGAGTACATTGGACTTCATGCTGAGACAGGCTGCGGCCCCAGTGGATCAGAGTCAG GCTCAGCTTTCACCTGACCTGCTTCTGCCCAAACCCCGGCCATCTTCTGCAGAG GTGAGCCTGGTTTCTGAGCTGAGTCAGTTTGAGGCTGAACTGGACTCCGATATCCAAGTTCTGGAGCAGAGGCTGTCTGAGAAACAGAAGCAGCGACAGCAGCCAGCCCAGGGTGAG GAGGATCGGAGAACCAGTGTTGATGAGACACAGGGTACTAGTGGGGTCTCAAGAGGAGGCAG CCCTTTGCCTGGAGCCATAGCACCAATCACAAAAGAGCTGGGCAGGACATCTGTCAGCCATTCAGCTATTAGTTCTGTGATTGGACAGAAGACACCAGTCTCCCCAGCACATGCAGAAG GTGTGCTATCCCCAGGATCAACCATGTTCTCAGTCCTGTCCCCCATGGGTAGCCCAAGAACTGAGGAGAGCCATAGCAAGCCTGGTGAGAAG ATGAAAGCTGCAAGGGCCAAATTCCATTTCCGGGCACAGCTGCCCAG CGAACTGACCCTACAAAAGGGGGATGTGGTCTACATTCACCGGCAGGTGGACGCCAACTGGTTCCACGGCGAGCACCATGGGAAGGCCGGGCTCTTCCCAGCCAGCTATGTGGAG ATCCTCCCACCATCAGAGAAGCCCATGCCCATCAGGGTGCCAATTGTCCAGGTGCTGGAGTATGGGGAGGCAGTGGCACTCTACAACTTCACAGCAGACATGCCTGTAGAGCTGTCCCTCCAGAAG GGTGAGCGGATATGTGTGATCCGATGTATCGATGAACACTGGCTGGAAGGTCGACTTCCTAATTCCAGCCGGACTGGAATCTTCCCCATCAGCTACGTCCAAGTGATAAAGATGCCCCGCACCAAGTCTGTGGAAGACAACCCTATCTCACATTCCTCCATTTCCATCAGCCCCTTGAGCCTAGGGGTCTCTGACCACAGCCCCCAGTCATTCGCAGCCCAACCAGATCCAGAGCCGTGTCTCCCACCCTTGCCAAAACAACCCCCCTTCCCAGGGAGCAACCCCAAATCTCTGTCTCCCCCAGGCCACAGGGGAACGGTGGCATGCCTGCTTCAACTGCCACAGTCTTACTCCCCGTCCTTGGTATATTCACACACAGAGCCCACCCTCACTACAGAACTCTCCAGTCACCTGCCTGAttccacccccagccccacctcACACACCATACAAACAGGAGTTGTGACCAATCAATGGGGTGGAGCTCAGCTTGCAACATGCCCGTCTGTTAACAGAGAGGATGGTTCAGATGTGGCCATGTGTGCAACAGCAGCTAGACGGACATCAAACACAATAGCTCAG AGTGATTTTTACTCCACAGCTTTCCAACTAGTAGCTCCTGAAATGGGTCCACCCACAAAACAGGAGCCAACCAGTCGCAGTTTCTCAACAGTCCTACCACAGTT GTACAGAGCAGTGTACAACTACATCCCTCAGAACAGGGATGAACTTGAACTTCGTGAGGGGGACCTTGTGAGGGTTATGGAGAAGTGCGACGATGGCTGGTTTGTTG GTACATCTGACAGGACAGGATTGTTTGGGACATTTCCAGGAAATTATGTCACCCAAGCCTAA
- the LOC108923613 gene encoding vinexin-like isoform X2 gives MLPQVVGGDSHTLSFGANDDSSGAQANQERRAATLPRRAPWEERLVKFSGIGPVDETGLPLASRSSVNKPRDWYRTMFRQIHQTSEDSTYPGRTGDDRCPSTKDHFTSVHCGVPANQNDVTHGEVLEPKSTLDFMLRQAAAPVDQSQAQLSPDLLLPKPRPSSAEVSLVSELSQFEAELDSDIQVLEQRLSEKQKQRQQPAQGEEDRRTSVDETQGTSGVSRGGSPLPGAIAPITKELGRTSVSHSAISSVIGQKTPVSPAHAEGVLSPGSTMFSVLSPMGSPRTEESHSKPGEKMKAARAKFHFRAQLPSELTLQKGDVVYIHRQVDANWFHGEHHGKAGLFPASYVEILPPSEKPMPIRVPIVQVLEYGEAVALYNFTADMPVELSLQKGERICVIRCIDEHWLEGRLPNSSRTGIFPISYVQVIKMPRTKSVEDNPISHSSISISPLSLGVSDHSPQSFAAQPDPEPCLPPLPKQPPFPGSNPKSLSPPGHRGTVACLLQLPQSYSPSLVYSHTEPTLTTELSSHLPDSTPSPTSHTIQTGVVTNQWGGAQLATCPSVNREDGSDVAMCATAARRTSNTIAQSDFYSTAFQLVAPEMGPPTKQEPTSRSFSTVLPQLYRAVYNYIPQNRDELELREGDLVRVMEKCDDGWFVGTSDRTGLFGTFPGNYVTQA, from the exons ATGCTGCCTCAG GTGGTTGGTGGAGACTCTCATACCCTTAGTTTTGGGGCCAATGATGATTCATCAGGGGCACAAG CAAATCAGGAAAGACGGGCTGCCACGCTGCCTCGCCGGGCCCCCTGGGAGGAACGCCTGGTCAAGTTCTCTGGCATTGGCCCCGTTGATGAGACAGGCTTGCCGCTGGCTTCCAGATCT AGTGTGAACAAGCCCAGGGACTGGTACCGAACCATGTTTCGACAGATTCACCAGACATCTGAAG ACTCCACCTACCCTGGTAGAACTGGAGACGATAGGTGTCCTTCCACGAAGGACCACTTTACTTCTGTCCACTGTGGAGTCCCAGCCAATCA GAATGATGTGACGCATGGGGAAGTACTGGAGCCCAAGAGTACATTGGACTTCATGCTGAGACAGGCTGCGGCCCCAGTGGATCAGAGTCAG GCTCAGCTTTCACCTGACCTGCTTCTGCCCAAACCCCGGCCATCTTCTGCAGAG GTGAGCCTGGTTTCTGAGCTGAGTCAGTTTGAGGCTGAACTGGACTCCGATATCCAAGTTCTGGAGCAGAGGCTGTCTGAGAAACAGAAGCAGCGACAGCAGCCAGCCCAGGGTGAG GAGGATCGGAGAACCAGTGTTGATGAGACACAGGGTACTAGTGGGGTCTCAAGAGGAGGCAG CCCTTTGCCTGGAGCCATAGCACCAATCACAAAAGAGCTGGGCAGGACATCTGTCAGCCATTCAGCTATTAGTTCTGTGATTGGACAGAAGACACCAGTCTCCCCAGCACATGCAGAAG GTGTGCTATCCCCAGGATCAACCATGTTCTCAGTCCTGTCCCCCATGGGTAGCCCAAGAACTGAGGAGAGCCATAGCAAGCCTGGTGAGAAG ATGAAAGCTGCAAGGGCCAAATTCCATTTCCGGGCACAGCTGCCCAG CGAACTGACCCTACAAAAGGGGGATGTGGTCTACATTCACCGGCAGGTGGACGCCAACTGGTTCCACGGCGAGCACCATGGGAAGGCCGGGCTCTTCCCAGCCAGCTATGTGGAG ATCCTCCCACCATCAGAGAAGCCCATGCCCATCAGGGTGCCAATTGTCCAGGTGCTGGAGTATGGGGAGGCAGTGGCACTCTACAACTTCACAGCAGACATGCCTGTAGAGCTGTCCCTCCAGAAG GGTGAGCGGATATGTGTGATCCGATGTATCGATGAACACTGGCTGGAAGGTCGACTTCCTAATTCCAGCCGGACTGGAATCTTCCCCATCAGCTACGTCCAAGTGATAAAGATGCCCCGCACCAAGTCTGTGGAAGACAACCCTATCTCACATTCCTCCATTTCCATCAGCCCCTTGAGCCTAGGGGTCTCTGACCACAGCCCCCAGTCATTCGCAGCCCAACCAGATCCAGAGCCGTGTCTCCCACCCTTGCCAAAACAACCCCCCTTCCCAGGGAGCAACCCCAAATCTCTGTCTCCCCCAGGCCACAGGGGAACGGTGGCATGCCTGCTTCAACTGCCACAGTCTTACTCCCCGTCCTTGGTATATTCACACACAGAGCCCACCCTCACTACAGAACTCTCCAGTCACCTGCCTGAttccacccccagccccacctcACACACCATACAAACAGGAGTTGTGACCAATCAATGGGGTGGAGCTCAGCTTGCAACATGCCCGTCTGTTAACAGAGAGGATGGTTCAGATGTGGCCATGTGTGCAACAGCAGCTAGACGGACATCAAACACAATAGCTCAG AGTGATTTTTACTCCACAGCTTTCCAACTAGTAGCTCCTGAAATGGGTCCACCCACAAAACAGGAGCCAACCAGTCGCAGTTTCTCAACAGTCCTACCACAGTT GTACAGAGCAGTGTACAACTACATCCCTCAGAACAGGGATGAACTTGAACTTCGTGAGGGGGACCTTGTGAGGGTTATGGAGAAGTGCGACGATGGCTGGTTTGTTG GTACATCTGACAGGACAGGATTGTTTGGGACATTTCCAGGAAATTATGTCACCCAAGCCTAA